Proteins found in one Campylobacter concisus genomic segment:
- the nfo gene encoding deoxyribonuclease IV — translation MRYIGAHVSAAGGVFNAPLNAAKIGANAFALFTKNQRQWNAKELSASEIEQFKENLKISGISTKHVLPHSSYLINLGHPDEEARAKSLEAFVDEIDRASKLGLELLNFHPGSHLKQISEKECLDNIASCMNVALKRTSGVKLVIENTAAQGSNLGFSFKQIAYLIERVDDESRVGVCFDTCHAFAAGYDLRSKEAYAKTMGEFDAIIGYKFLSGMHLNDAKFGLGSKKDRHESLGKGELGFSAFKNIINDDKIGEIPLILETIDESIWEDEIKILRNFEKEKL, via the coding sequence ATGAGATATATCGGAGCTCACGTAAGTGCGGCTGGAGGCGTGTTTAACGCTCCATTAAATGCTGCAAAAATAGGAGCAAATGCCTTTGCACTTTTTACAAAAAATCAACGCCAGTGGAATGCAAAAGAGCTAAGTGCTAGCGAAATAGAGCAGTTTAAAGAAAATCTAAAAATTTCTGGCATAAGCACAAAGCATGTTTTGCCACACAGCAGTTACTTGATAAATTTAGGCCATCCAGATGAGGAGGCAAGAGCAAAGTCGCTTGAGGCCTTTGTAGATGAGATAGATCGCGCCAGTAAGCTTGGGCTAGAGCTTTTAAATTTTCATCCAGGCTCACATCTAAAACAAATAAGCGAAAAAGAGTGTTTAGATAATATCGCAAGCTGCATGAACGTGGCACTTAAGCGCACAAGCGGTGTAAAGCTAGTCATCGAAAATACAGCTGCACAAGGCTCAAATTTAGGCTTTAGTTTTAAGCAGATTGCTTATTTGATAGAGCGAGTAGACGATGAGAGTAGGGTTGGTGTTTGCTTTGATACCTGTCACGCATTTGCTGCTGGATATGATCTAAGAAGCAAAGAGGCCTACGCTAAAACTATGGGGGAATTTGATGCGATCATTGGCTATAAATTTTTATCCGGTATGCATTTAAATGATGCAAAATTTGGACTTGGCTCGAAAAAAGATAGGCACGAGAGCCTTGGCAAGGGTGAGCTTGGATTTAGTGCTTTTAAAAATATAATAAATGATGATAAAATAGGCGAAATTCCTTTAATATTAGAGACGATTGACGAGAGTATTTGGGAAGACGAGATAAAAATTTTAAGAAATTTCGAAAAGGAAAAACTATGA
- a CDS encoding metal ABC transporter solute-binding protein, Zn/Mn family, whose product MRKIFVFLAVCALSLFAKPVVTTSILPTKFFVEQIAGDTLSVNTMVGKGADPHTYEPKPKQMKELEKSELYFAIGIEFEDTWLERFSKSFKNLHIVKTQEGIEKIAMSDEHEHHEHHEHHEHKHEGEHKHEHHEHHDHDHEAGEHHHHHHDGLDPHIWLDPVLVKTQADNIAKALIEKFPQNAKLYEENLAKFKANLDELDSFIKNTLKDVKTREFIVYHPSWGYFAKRYNLEQIAIEIEGKEPKPAELKELIEEAKEHGVKVIFVAPQFPTKAANLVAKETGSKVISIDQLPENWLDEMKKTAEIFAKSL is encoded by the coding sequence GTGAGAAAGATTTTTGTTTTTTTAGCAGTTTGCGCTTTGTCGCTTTTTGCAAAGCCAGTTGTTACGACTAGTATATTGCCTACAAAATTTTTTGTTGAGCAGATTGCTGGTGATACACTAAGCGTAAATACAATGGTTGGCAAAGGTGCTGATCCGCACACTTATGAGCCAAAACCAAAACAGATGAAGGAGCTTGAAAAGAGCGAGCTTTACTTTGCTATTGGCATTGAGTTTGAAGATACTTGGCTAGAGCGTTTTTCAAAATCTTTTAAAAATTTACACATTGTAAAAACACAAGAAGGTATCGAAAAGATCGCTATGAGCGATGAACATGAGCATCATGAACACCATGAACATCACGAGCACAAGCACGAGGGCGAGCATAAACATGAGCATCACGAGCACCATGACCATGACCACGAAGCTGGCGAACATCATCACCATCATCATGATGGCCTTGATCCGCACATTTGGCTTGATCCAGTTTTAGTAAAAACTCAAGCTGATAATATAGCCAAGGCATTAATAGAGAAATTTCCGCAAAATGCAAAACTTTATGAGGAAAATTTAGCTAAATTTAAAGCTAATCTTGACGAGCTTGATAGTTTTATAAAAAATACTCTAAAAGATGTTAAAACTCGCGAATTTATCGTATACCACCCATCTTGGGGATATTTTGCAAAACGTTATAATTTAGAGCAAATCGCTATCGAGATAGAGGGCAAAGAGCCAAAGCCAGCTGAGCTAAAAGAGCTCATCGAAGAGGCTAAAGAGCACGGTGTAAAGGTTATTTTCGTGGCTCCGCAGTTTCCAACTAAGGCTGCGAATTTAGTAGCAAAAGAGACTGGCTCAAAGGTCATAAGCATTGATCAGCTCCCAGAAAATTGGCTAGATGAGATGAAAAAAACAGCAGAAATTTTTGCTAAGAGTCTATAA
- a CDS encoding DUF4197 domain-containing protein gives MKRSLVILCGALALNLQATNMDDMINKGVKIATHASSGDYKSLVSEALNAAVSELSKEGFINNATAKIPLPKSLEMASNLAKKVGGEKWAQDLSKSINNAATTAVPKAAEIFSESIKNMSEADVKKLFNGDSDSVTKYLQQSSSQKLKAAFTPIIEKMMSDNSFATAYNGLNSFIGGSVKNNETIKSVKSLAKNLGASEYVPDDGEDLNAYITRKTLDGLFNVMSEKEKGLRSGFSLDSGKKVLDSIFK, from the coding sequence ATGAAAAGATCTCTTGTTATTCTTTGTGGCGCGCTTGCTTTAAATTTACAAGCCACAAATATGGATGATATGATAAACAAAGGTGTGAAAATCGCCACTCACGCATCAAGTGGCGATTATAAAAGCCTAGTTAGCGAGGCACTAAATGCCGCTGTTAGCGAGCTTTCAAAAGAGGGCTTTATAAACAATGCCACAGCTAAAATTCCACTTCCAAAAAGCCTTGAGATGGCGTCAAATTTAGCCAAAAAAGTAGGCGGCGAGAAGTGGGCGCAGGATCTTAGCAAGTCGATAAACAATGCCGCAACCACAGCCGTACCAAAGGCTGCTGAAATTTTTAGCGAGAGCATAAAAAATATGAGCGAGGCCGATGTCAAAAAGCTCTTTAATGGCGACAGTGACAGCGTTACAAAATATTTGCAGCAAAGCTCCAGCCAAAAGCTAAAGGCAGCTTTTACACCGATAATTGAAAAAATGATGAGTGATAATAGCTTTGCGACTGCCTATAATGGGCTAAATTCTTTCATAGGCGGCTCAGTAAAAAACAACGAAACTATAAAATCAGTAAAGAGCCTAGCTAAAAATTTAGGCGCAAGCGAGTATGTGCCAGATGATGGCGAGGATCTAAATGCATACATCACAAGAAAGACGCTAGATGGGCTATTTAACGTGATGAGTGAGAAAGAAAAGGGGCTAAGAAGCGGCTTTAGCCTAGATAGTGGCAAAAAGGTACTTGACTCGATCTTTAAATGA
- a CDS encoding fatty acid--CoA ligase, whose amino-acid sequence MRYSYNNFYEILTKVAKENPNQVVLFEEKEKLKYRELKQNVDKVAAYLQLAGVKFGDKVAMAVTNSKEFIISYLAITAIGGIAVPMNTFLKSNEFEYIINDCGAKVLFASSSLAKELIALNELEILRKIIWIGAIPKKLQSASKDEYIDTDEEYGESAYLTSTPQISKEDMSKGYENNGLVKNINFTETLNHKYALSITKYPVIDDLMHIIYTSGTTGKPKGAMISYKNIFSNLIGAHDRFIVKKSDRFIVFLPMFHSFTLTAMVLLPIFASASMVLVKSVFPFSNVLKQTLLKRVTVFLGIPAIYTAIGKAKIPWYFRWFNRIRLFVSGAAPLAKQTIDDFRVKFPRATLVEGYGLSECSPVVAANLYDKQKLLSVGPVLDGYEVKIVNDEMMELPIGQIGEIIVKGDCVMQGYYGMPSITDETIINGWLKTGDLGKVDEEGFIYIVDRKKDLIISKGINIYPREIEEVIYKLEAVEATAVIGVKDIHADEEVVAFIQVKEGMDLDEKTVREHLKKNLANFKIPKSIYFAEELPRNATGKVLKRVLKEQIEQMKDKF is encoded by the coding sequence ATGCGATACTCTTATAATAATTTTTATGAAATTTTAACCAAAGTAGCAAAGGAAAATCCAAATCAAGTAGTTCTTTTTGAAGAAAAAGAGAAGCTAAAATATCGCGAATTAAAGCAAAATGTCGATAAAGTGGCGGCTTATTTGCAACTTGCTGGAGTAAAATTTGGTGATAAAGTAGCTATGGCGGTTACAAACTCGAAAGAATTTATCATTTCATATTTGGCTATAACGGCTATTGGCGGTATCGCAGTGCCTATGAATACTTTTTTAAAATCAAACGAGTTTGAATATATCATAAACGATTGCGGTGCAAAGGTGCTTTTTGCATCTAGTTCACTTGCAAAAGAGTTAATCGCATTAAATGAGCTTGAAATTTTAAGAAAGATAATCTGGATTGGAGCAATACCAAAGAAACTTCAAAGTGCCTCAAAAGATGAATATATAGACACTGACGAAGAGTATGGCGAGAGCGCGTATCTCACTTCAACACCTCAAATTTCAAAAGAGGATATGAGCAAGGGCTATGAAAATAATGGCCTTGTTAAAAACATAAATTTTACAGAAACTCTAAATCACAAATACGCTCTTAGTATCACAAAGTATCCGGTAATAGATGATTTAATGCATATAATTTACACTTCAGGCACTACTGGCAAGCCAAAAGGTGCGATGATAAGCTATAAAAATATCTTTTCAAATTTAATTGGAGCTCATGATCGTTTTATAGTGAAAAAAAGCGATCGTTTCATAGTTTTTTTGCCGATGTTTCATAGTTTTACGCTAACTGCAATGGTGTTGCTTCCGATATTTGCGAGTGCATCTATGGTACTTGTAAAGTCGGTATTTCCATTTTCAAATGTACTAAAGCAAACTTTGCTAAAGCGTGTAACTGTATTTTTAGGAATCCCAGCCATCTATACAGCTATCGGTAAGGCAAAAATTCCTTGGTATTTTAGATGGTTTAACCGCATTAGATTATTTGTAAGTGGTGCGGCTCCGCTTGCAAAGCAGACGATAGATGACTTTAGAGTGAAATTTCCACGTGCAACACTTGTCGAGGGATATGGTCTTAGCGAATGCTCACCTGTCGTAGCTGCAAATTTATATGATAAACAAAAGCTTTTAAGTGTAGGGCCTGTGCTTGATGGCTATGAGGTAAAGATCGTAAATGATGAGATGATGGAGCTTCCAATTGGCCAGATCGGTGAGATCATTGTAAAGGGCGACTGCGTCATGCAAGGCTACTATGGTATGCCAAGCATCACTGATGAGACCATCATAAACGGCTGGTTAAAGACCGGAGATCTTGGCAAAGTCGATGAAGAAGGCTTTATATATATTGTTGATCGCAAAAAAGATCTTATCATATCAAAGGGTATCAACATCTATCCGCGCGAGATCGAAGAAGTTATTTACAAACTTGAAGCAGTTGAAGCAACAGCGGTAATTGGCGTAAAAGACATACATGCCGATGAAGAGGTTGTCGCTTTCATACAAGTAAAAGAGGGCATGGATCTTGATGAAAAGACGGTAAGGGAGCATTTGAAGAAAAATTTAGCGAATTTCAAGATACCAAAGAGTATCTATTTTGCCGAAGAGTTGCCTAGGAATGCTACTGGCAAGGTACTAAAACGTGTATTAAAAGAGCAAATAGAGCAGATGAAGGATAAATTTTAG
- a CDS encoding DMT family transporter: MKNLSAQNKADIALIVVAIVWGATFLPMAKALETNSVFVMLFCRFFISAIFMGLIAFKFSKIFDKKSVVYGTILGVVLFGSFVAQTYALKLTFSSSVAFITGLECVIVPFMAAFIFKNKITIFAILGAIVAIFGLWLLSGATLALGSGEALALACAIFYALYTTLNGHFVRKSELYLLVFVVFLTNAMLSLVFALFQGTIVPNFDREFFIAIFITTVIGTIFCYFVQTIAQRYTTASKAALFFCLEPVSAGLIGYFFAGELLSILQFFGAMLIIFGVIFSEFGKQICYKFKP; this comes from the coding sequence ATGAAAAATTTAAGCGCGCAAAACAAAGCCGACATCGCACTCATTGTAGTTGCCATCGTTTGGGGCGCTACGTTTTTACCTATGGCAAAAGCACTAGAAACAAATAGTGTCTTTGTTATGCTCTTTTGTAGATTTTTTATTTCCGCTATCTTTATGGGGCTTATAGCATTTAAATTTTCTAAAATTTTTGATAAAAAAAGTGTGGTTTATGGCACTATTCTTGGTGTAGTTCTTTTTGGTTCGTTTGTTGCTCAAACTTACGCTCTAAAGCTTACTTTTAGCTCAAGTGTTGCCTTTATTACAGGGCTTGAGTGTGTGATCGTGCCTTTTATGGCGGCTTTTATTTTTAAAAATAAGATAACCATTTTTGCTATTTTAGGCGCTATCGTCGCTATTTTTGGGCTTTGGCTCTTAAGTGGCGCCACGCTAGCACTTGGGAGCGGAGAGGCGCTAGCGCTTGCCTGCGCTATATTTTACGCACTTTATACTACGCTAAATGGCCACTTTGTTAGAAAGAGCGAGCTTTATTTGCTTGTCTTTGTGGTCTTTCTCACAAATGCCATGCTTTCGCTTGTTTTCGCGCTTTTTCAAGGCACTATCGTGCCAAATTTTGATAGGGAATTTTTCATAGCGATATTTATCACGACGGTGATTGGCACCATATTTTGCTACTTCGTGCAAACGATCGCTCAAAGATATACGACCGCTAGCAAGGCGGCCTTGTTTTTTTGCCTAGAGCCAGTCTCAGCTGGGCTAATTGGCTACTTTTTTGCTGGTGAGCTACTTAGCATCTTGCAATTTTTTGGAGCCATGCTCATCATCTTTGGTGTCATTTTTAGCGAATTTGGCAAGCAAATTTGCTATAAATTTAAGCCTTAA
- a CDS encoding acyl-CoA thioesterase, with protein MRDFIYHVTIPPQAIDMHGHMNNVYYFTLMQEAAFAHSAAVGDTVEAQYKRGEIWLIRKNEAKYIKSVKLMDEIEIHTYTQVEGKATSCRYFEFKKDGDLIATGKTEFVYVDLKTNRPKAIPAEIIALYS; from the coding sequence ATGAGAGATTTTATATATCACGTCACCATCCCACCACAAGCCATCGACATGCACGGACACATGAATAATGTCTATTATTTCACGCTTATGCAAGAGGCCGCATTTGCTCACTCTGCCGCTGTTGGCGACACGGTCGAGGCGCAGTATAAAAGGGGCGAAATTTGGCTCATTAGAAAAAATGAAGCAAAATATATAAAAAGCGTAAAATTAATGGATGAGATAGAAATTCACACTTACACACAAGTTGAAGGCAAAGCGACTTCGTGTAGATATTTTGAGTTTAAAAAAGATGGCGACCTAATAGCAACTGGCAAAACCGAGTTTGTTTATGTTGATCTAAAAACAAATCGCCCAAAAGCCATTCCAGCTGAGATCATCGCACTTTACTCGTGA
- a CDS encoding class I SAM-dependent methyltransferase: MQNLWDKKASNYQRFDGNISAIQQQIFAKALAWGVDFSGKDILDIGCGTGVWSIFLSKTAKHITGIDSSEKMIEILNEDAKRFGVTNLSSKVCSWREFKPARHFDIAICTMSPAIASDEDFAKFQNCAKQKLYLGWDKPRSSDLLEPFFEKFGRVLSQKNVVDRLEAWLNEQGIAYKSEILNETRIARRSVQEAAENICWHLEINGAKNYDEKTVLAMLKERFEGEFIDEKIDSQMKLFVF, encoded by the coding sequence ATGCAAAATTTATGGGATAAAAAGGCGTCAAACTACCAAAGATTTGACGGCAATATCAGCGCTATCCAGCAGCAAATTTTTGCCAAAGCCTTAGCTTGGGGAGTTGATTTTAGCGGCAAAGATATCCTTGATATCGGCTGTGGCACAGGCGTTTGGAGCATATTTTTATCAAAAACGGCTAAACATATAACAGGCATCGATAGCTCAGAAAAAATGATAGAAATTTTAAATGAAGACGCAAAGAGATTTGGCGTGACAAATTTAAGTAGCAAGGTTTGCTCGTGGAGAGAATTTAAGCCAGCAAGGCACTTTGATATCGCCATTTGCACGATGAGCCCGGCCATTGCGAGCGATGAAGATTTTGCTAAATTTCAAAACTGCGCCAAGCAAAAGCTCTATCTTGGCTGGGACAAGCCTAGAAGCTCTGATCTACTTGAGCCATTTTTTGAAAAATTTGGCCGCGTGCTCTCTCAAAAAAATGTCGTAGATAGGCTTGAAGCGTGGCTAAACGAGCAAGGCATCGCTTATAAGAGTGAAATTTTAAACGAAACTAGGATAGCTAGACGAAGCGTGCAAGAAGCAGCTGAAAATATCTGCTGGCATCTTGAGATAAACGGAGCTAAAAACTACGATGAAAAGACGGTTTTAGCGATGTTAAAAGAGAGATTTGAAGGCGAGTTTATAGATGAGAAAATAGACTCACAAATGAAGCTTTTTGTCTTTTAA
- a CDS encoding OmpP1/FadL family transporter has product MKKVLLSIIATSTLLNAGGYKVPEQSADSLGLAASNVAFSFGADAAYFNPANMMFLDGRHHIESTLGWFHINKLEFKSDSGKSYRSEKFDSLAGTFSFVTPEIYENWKFGLALAVPAAVGVSWEDPATAFTAKRFKLQVVELNPTVAYRINDKLAIALGARGVYSKGKIASDFGQIGYREIKGDGMDYGYNVALTYRPIEDLRFAVTYRSKVNLELKGHTDADFKGLFAPISYHGKTRVEIPLPAQLVLATGYKFSDFTLLLAFERTYWSKFKGYDFEYMDKGPAHSHPAFARFMDDPVIKNAKDTNTYRLGLAYDVNEKFRLMAGFAYDEDITSSKHTGLELPNTTSKVYSFGVNYKFTPNLEIALGYVYQHRDKKRATSISTANGKMSGEFDTGTIQILGTTFKYTF; this is encoded by the coding sequence ATGAAAAAAGTGCTATTAAGCATTATTGCAACATCTACTTTGCTAAATGCTGGAGGTTATAAAGTTCCTGAGCAAAGTGCTGATTCTTTAGGTCTTGCTGCTAGTAACGTAGCCTTTAGTTTTGGGGCTGATGCGGCATATTTTAACCCTGCAAATATGATGTTTTTAGATGGACGCCATCACATAGAAAGTACCCTTGGCTGGTTTCATATAAATAAGCTCGAGTTTAAAAGTGATAGTGGCAAAAGCTATAGATCAGAAAAATTTGACTCGCTAGCTGGTACATTTAGTTTTGTAACGCCAGAAATTTATGAAAACTGGAAATTTGGTTTAGCTCTTGCCGTTCCTGCTGCTGTTGGTGTATCATGGGAAGATCCAGCTACTGCATTTACCGCTAAAAGGTTTAAGCTGCAAGTTGTTGAGTTAAATCCAACCGTAGCTTACCGCATAAACGATAAGCTTGCTATTGCTCTTGGTGCTAGAGGTGTTTATAGTAAAGGTAAGATAGCAAGTGATTTTGGACAGATAGGCTACAGAGAGATAAAAGGTGATGGCATGGACTACGGTTACAATGTCGCACTTACTTATAGACCTATTGAGGATTTAAGATTTGCCGTTACTTACCGCTCAAAGGTAAATTTAGAACTTAAAGGCCATACAGATGCTGATTTTAAAGGGCTATTCGCACCTATAAGCTATCATGGAAAGACTAGAGTTGAGATCCCACTTCCTGCACAGCTTGTACTTGCAACTGGATATAAATTTAGCGATTTTACTCTTTTGCTAGCTTTTGAGAGGACGTATTGGTCTAAATTTAAAGGCTATGACTTTGAATACATGGATAAAGGTCCAGCTCACTCGCATCCGGCTTTTGCAAGATTCATGGATGATCCAGTCATTAAAAATGCAAAAGATACGAATACATATAGACTAGGTCTTGCCTATGACGTAAATGAAAAATTTAGGCTAATGGCTGGCTTTGCCTATGATGAAGACATTACAAGTAGCAAGCATACTGGCTTAGAGCTTCCAAATACTACATCTAAGGTATATTCTTTTGGAGTAAATTATAAATTTACACCAAATCTTGAAATAGCACTTGGATATGTTTATCAACACCGTGATAAGAAGCGTGCGACAAGTATTTCAACAGCTAATGGAAAAATGTCAGGGGAATTTGATACTGGTACGATCCAAATCCTTGGTACGACTTTTAAATATACATTTTAG
- a CDS encoding Fur family transcriptional regulator, which produces MNARNFLEEHSIKATTFRIKLVEILQNAKTPLSYDEILESLNANKTTFYRSIEIFEKKSLVIKTENNHKSYYELANEAKAYFICDICHKVTNIDMPHLNVAKNIKSAVIKGVCDECDHE; this is translated from the coding sequence ATGAATGCAAGAAATTTCTTGGAAGAGCATAGTATCAAGGCAACTACTTTTCGCATAAAGCTCGTTGAAATTTTGCAAAATGCCAAAACTCCATTAAGTTATGATGAAATTTTAGAAAGCCTTAATGCAAATAAAACTACTTTTTATAGAAGCATAGAAATTTTTGAAAAAAAGAGCCTTGTCATAAAAACTGAAAATAATCATAAAAGCTACTACGAACTAGCAAATGAGGCAAAAGCGTACTTTATCTGCGATATCTGTCATAAAGTCACAAACATCGATATGCCACATCTAAACGTCGCTAAAAATATAAAAAGCGCCGTGATAAAAGGCGTTTGTGATGAGTGTGATCACGAGTAA
- a CDS encoding nickel/cobalt transporter: MLARLIVICFFAINAFGCALCSLYSPTAHVSVKFDSNENNITTIAFSWTFSQNFSELMRQNFDLNQDEKIDESEIKKIRLNLLDYLVPRHYLTNIEYFYKDENATKLELNLKKYKLYFDEGRLKFDVSFKTNLLIKDGFVVSVEMDDKEGYFNFKFTQNNAFLVSDQFWTIPNPNANLIFFTFSSKAAAKAHNEKPALKELLKEPNSVNFEDENLSQIDKIDEAKFDLVSKTSLSMLDRLKQILRNFDQKSPLTLLFLALISFGYGFLHAASAGHGKVLTSSYFAATGGSYAKAFFFSLKIGFLHVVGAFIFVLASFMILREISSDLTKDTASATTAFSGIIIFFVAIFMLYKKVKIYLSSKKELNKFYIFSSSLSQNLSKNTKFISDCGCNICTTKKPKSKEEWLVAAAAALIPCPGTILVFVLANELGSYFAGVISGLFMALGMSAVIFLAAVFGAKINESTNIKLKKFKIYAEFMALSVMLWLGLFIFTTTFTQKSLF; this comes from the coding sequence ATGTTAGCACGCCTGATTGTCATTTGCTTTTTTGCTATAAATGCCTTCGGGTGTGCTCTTTGCTCGCTTTATAGCCCGACCGCTCACGTGAGCGTAAAATTTGACTCAAACGAAAACAATATCACTACAATTGCTTTTTCATGGACATTTTCACAAAATTTCTCAGAGCTTATGAGGCAAAATTTTGACCTAAATCAGGATGAAAAGATAGATGAAAGCGAGATCAAAAAGATCCGCTTAAATTTACTTGATTATCTTGTGCCAAGGCACTATTTAACGAATATTGAGTACTTTTACAAAGATGAAAATGCTACAAAGCTTGAGCTAAATTTAAAAAAGTATAAACTCTATTTTGATGAGGGCAGATTAAAATTTGATGTTAGTTTTAAGACAAATTTGCTTATCAAAGATGGCTTTGTGGTGTCTGTTGAAATGGACGACAAAGAGGGATATTTTAATTTTAAATTTACACAAAACAACGCATTTTTAGTATCAGATCAGTTTTGGACGATACCAAATCCAAATGCAAATTTAATATTTTTTACATTTTCAAGTAAGGCTGCAGCCAAAGCTCATAACGAAAAGCCTGCATTAAAAGAGCTTCTAAAAGAGCCAAACTCAGTAAATTTTGAAGATGAAAATTTAAGCCAGATCGATAAGATCGATGAAGCTAAGTTTGATCTTGTTTCAAAAACAAGTCTAAGCATGCTTGATAGATTAAAGCAAATTCTAAGAAATTTTGATCAAAAAAGTCCGCTAACTCTACTATTTTTAGCGCTAATATCATTTGGTTATGGCTTTTTGCACGCTGCATCTGCGGGGCATGGCAAGGTGCTTACAAGCTCTTATTTTGCCGCAACTGGTGGAAGCTACGCCAAAGCCTTTTTCTTCTCTTTAAAGATCGGATTTTTACATGTTGTGGGTGCGTTTATTTTTGTGCTTGCTAGTTTTATGATATTACGTGAGATCAGTAGCGATCTGACAAAAGATACAGCAAGTGCTACGACAGCATTTTCTGGCATTATTATCTTTTTTGTAGCGATTTTTATGCTTTATAAAAAGGTCAAAATTTATCTTTCAAGCAAAAAAGAGTTAAATAAATTTTATATTTTTAGCTCAAGTTTAAGCCAAAATTTGAGTAAAAATACAAAATTTATTAGCGACTGTGGCTGTAATATCTGCACTACAAAAAAACCAAAAAGCAAAGAAGAATGGCTGGTTGCGGCTGCTGCGGCACTTATTCCTTGTCCTGGCACGATACTTGTCTTTGTGCTAGCAAATGAGCTAGGCAGCTACTTTGCAGGCGTTATAAGTGGCCTATTTATGGCGCTTGGCATGAGCGCAGTGATATTTTTAGCGGCTGTTTTTGGAGCCAAGATAAATGAGAGCACAAACATTAAGCTAAAAAAGTTTAAAATCTATGCCGAATTTATGGCACTTAGCGTTATGCTTTGGCTTGGACTTTTTATTTTTACTACGACATTTACGCAAAAGAGTCTGTTTTGA
- a CDS encoding manganese efflux pump MntP, whose amino-acid sequence MQLLLLSFALSMDSAALNMANGARYKNLALNKILFIAFMLGFFQFLMPLLGYLLGVSFAKFISSVDHFIAFFILCFLGFRMFKEACSKEECEYLKIGFKTILYGAFATSVDALAVGVTLSFEEINIFQSSLIIGIVCFALSLIAFYIGKFMGEILEKKALFLGGAILIFLGFKILITHLIESGTVQ is encoded by the coding sequence ATGCAACTTTTACTTCTTAGCTTTGCTCTTAGTATGGATAGTGCGGCACTAAATATGGCAAATGGCGCAAGGTATAAAAATTTAGCTCTTAATAAAATTTTATTTATTGCTTTTATGCTTGGTTTTTTTCAGTTTCTTATGCCGCTTCTTGGTTATCTTTTAGGTGTTAGTTTTGCAAAATTTATAAGCTCGGTTGATCATTTCATCGCATTTTTTATACTTTGTTTTCTTGGTTTTAGAATGTTTAAAGAGGCCTGTAGCAAAGAGGAGTGCGAGTATCTTAAGATAGGATTTAAGACCATTTTGTATGGGGCGTTTGCTACTAGTGTGGATGCGCTTGCCGTTGGCGTCACACTTAGCTTTGAAGAGATAAATATCTTTCAAAGCTCGCTCATCATCGGTATAGTCTGCTTTGCATTAAGTTTGATTGCTTTTTATATAGGTAAATTTATGGGTGAAATTTTAGAGAAAAAGGCACTCTTTTTGGGAGGAGCGATATTAATTTTTCTAGGTTTTAAAATTTTAATAACGCATTTAATTGAAAGCGGCACAGTCCAGTAA